A portion of the Simkania negevensis Z genome contains these proteins:
- a CDS encoding dihydrolipoyl dehydrogenase, translating to MKHYDVLVIGSGSGTKLVRPVAKLGKKVAIVEKGPLGGTCLNRGCIPSKMLIHTAQLSSLIQDCQRFEIYVHGGYTVDFSHLVDRVCSTIDKESDSIAPYYDDEPNIDYYREEASFVDEMTLQVGSETISANKIFIAVGARAAVPNIPGLKGTPYMTYQEALRHREQPEKLIVLGGGYIATELGYFYAATGTKIEFLVRSKLLRHEDDDVREAFQEAFAKQVNLRIKCNFQEVKYNKGTFSVRYLDANGQEQVAEGDALLVATGIKPWTDSLNLSATKIKCNEKGFVLVDDHLRTTQKNVWALGDCVGNYLFRHSANFEGEYLFRTLFENPSDEPIHYKAVPHAVFTHPEIAGVGKTEKELKEENVDYIVGKNSYEDSARGMALMPKTGFVKLLFEKNSLKLLGAQIIGEEASNMIHMLIAFIQMDATLHDLLKMIYIHPALPEIVRNAARKAFEIHKTQNH from the coding sequence ATGAAACATTATGATGTATTGGTAATCGGGTCTGGTAGTGGAACCAAACTCGTCCGCCCTGTGGCAAAGTTAGGCAAGAAAGTTGCCATCGTTGAAAAAGGGCCCCTTGGAGGTACATGTCTCAATCGTGGCTGCATCCCCTCAAAAATGCTTATCCATACAGCGCAACTCTCTTCTCTCATTCAAGATTGTCAACGGTTTGAAATCTACGTTCATGGTGGGTATACAGTCGATTTCTCCCATTTAGTCGATCGAGTCTGCTCCACAATTGATAAAGAATCAGACAGCATTGCCCCTTATTATGACGACGAGCCTAATATCGACTATTACCGCGAAGAAGCTTCGTTTGTCGATGAAATGACTTTGCAAGTTGGAAGCGAAACTATTTCGGCCAATAAGATTTTTATCGCCGTAGGAGCTAGAGCTGCCGTCCCTAATATCCCAGGCTTGAAAGGAACTCCTTACATGACCTATCAAGAAGCACTGCGTCATCGCGAGCAACCTGAAAAATTGATTGTGCTCGGTGGGGGCTACATTGCAACAGAGCTCGGCTACTTCTACGCAGCAACCGGAACCAAAATTGAATTTTTGGTTCGTAGCAAACTCCTGCGCCATGAAGATGACGACGTCCGTGAAGCCTTTCAAGAAGCTTTTGCCAAACAAGTGAACTTGCGCATCAAATGCAATTTTCAAGAAGTTAAATATAACAAAGGCACTTTCTCTGTCCGGTATCTCGATGCAAATGGGCAAGAGCAAGTTGCAGAAGGAGATGCCCTTTTAGTTGCAACTGGGATTAAACCCTGGACCGACTCTCTCAACTTGTCGGCAACAAAAATCAAGTGTAACGAAAAAGGATTTGTTCTCGTCGATGACCACTTGCGCACGACTCAAAAAAACGTGTGGGCCCTTGGCGATTGCGTCGGAAATTACCTGTTCCGCCACTCTGCAAATTTTGAGGGAGAGTATTTGTTTCGCACCCTATTTGAAAACCCTTCGGATGAGCCGATTCACTACAAGGCTGTGCCCCACGCTGTGTTCACACACCCCGAAATCGCAGGGGTTGGGAAAACAGAGAAGGAGCTGAAAGAGGAGAATGTCGATTACATCGTGGGGAAGAATTCCTACGAGGACAGTGCTCGTGGAATGGCGCTCATGCCCAAAACGGGATTCGTCAAGCTTCTCTTTGAGAAAAACTCCCTTAAACTCCTAGGCGCTCAAATCATCGGAGAAGAAGCTTCGAACATGATTCACATGTTAATCGCCTTCATTCAAATGGACGCAACCTTACATGATCTTCTCAAAATGATCTATATCCACCCCGCTCTTCCCGAAATCGTCCGCAATGCAGCCCGTAAGGCATTTGAGATCCATAAAACCCAAAATCATTGA
- a CDS encoding CPBP family intramembrane glutamic endopeptidase, with product MKFTLTYHPMIFYLITILFSLACTPFVAYFSNRGQNDKVILLLCLTLFLPCLTAIALTYFSGNKEMIQDLWSRLILVKIQPIYLMIIILFMPCLTLLATGISLAFGYSSEQFFLAKSLSVMKGWSILGIFVPLVLAPLIEEFGWRGYGVDSLRSHFNLFVTSVLFGTLWALWHLPLFFVKGCYQNQLFQLGPIYVLNFFLSVFVIAFIMNWIFYQTGRSIPALILFHSMINLSAMLFRTEPLTKCIATVLLCLVLAFIVIQNKAIFFEKRFFA from the coding sequence ATGAAATTCACTCTTACTTACCACCCCATGATTTTCTATCTCATTACAATTTTGTTCTCTTTAGCTTGCACCCCTTTTGTTGCCTACTTCAGCAACCGTGGTCAAAATGACAAAGTGATCCTTCTTCTCTGCCTCACATTGTTCTTGCCCTGTCTCACAGCAATTGCCCTGACTTATTTCTCAGGAAATAAGGAAATGATTCAAGACCTTTGGTCACGACTCATCCTCGTTAAAATCCAACCGATTTATCTTATGATCATCATTTTGTTCATGCCATGTCTTACGCTTCTTGCCACAGGGATATCTTTAGCTTTTGGCTACTCTAGCGAGCAGTTTTTCCTCGCTAAAAGCCTCAGTGTGATGAAAGGCTGGAGTATCCTTGGGATATTTGTTCCCTTGGTATTAGCTCCTTTGATTGAAGAGTTTGGGTGGCGAGGATATGGGGTCGATAGCCTCAGATCACATTTTAATCTTTTTGTAACCTCGGTCTTATTTGGAACTCTATGGGCTCTTTGGCATCTCCCTCTTTTCTTTGTCAAAGGTTGTTACCAAAACCAACTTTTTCAGCTAGGCCCGATCTATGTTTTAAATTTCTTCTTAAGTGTCTTTGTCATTGCATTTATCATGAATTGGATCTTCTACCAAACTGGCCGAAGTATTCCCGCTCTTATTTTATTCCATTCAATGATTAACCTTTCCGCAATGCTATTTAGAACAGAGCCTCTGACAAAGTGCATTGCAACTGTGTTGCTCTGCCTTGTGCTGGCCTTTATTGTTATTCAAAACAAAGCTATTTTTTTCGAAAAGCGTTTCTTTGCTTAA
- a CDS encoding amino acid permease, which produces MMNRQISFSRILSGTFLIAGTMVGAGMLGLPLVTGVSGFVPGIIITLIVWLFMYATGLLFLEVTLWMPDGSNVLSMSGRFFGKGGRLLSGGMFIFLYYCLMVAYFAAGAPLLADALRMIGLSFSGWEMFLIFGIVFGTIVAIGPKSIDRVNIIMSVAMVGSWLVLIGSGSSEVKIEQLSYVKWPAMMFAMPVLFSAFGFHNVIPSLCTYLKRDRRALRISIFWGSILPLCVYIVWQWLIIGAIPREVIAETLEAGTPVTAAFQSVTGEAYFVAVGRFFAFFAIVTSVLGVAFSMVDFLGDGFRVPHRKGWKRIGLTVLTFTPPFFLAALNPGIFSTALGVAGGFGEAFLNGLLPIGLMWSGKYVWKLKTDLKVLGNRYLLTLLGLYAFLVIAIEIAQLV; this is translated from the coding sequence ATGATGAATCGTCAAATCAGTTTTTCCCGCATTTTAAGCGGCACATTTTTAATCGCCGGCACCATGGTTGGAGCCGGAATGCTGGGGCTCCCTCTCGTCACAGGGGTGTCGGGTTTTGTCCCTGGAATCATAATCACACTTATCGTGTGGCTCTTCATGTATGCAACAGGTCTTCTCTTTTTAGAGGTGACGCTTTGGATGCCAGATGGAAGTAATGTCTTATCGATGTCGGGACGTTTTTTTGGCAAAGGGGGACGTTTACTATCTGGAGGGATGTTTATCTTTCTCTATTATTGCCTTATGGTAGCTTATTTTGCTGCCGGCGCCCCACTTTTAGCTGATGCCCTAAGAATGATCGGGCTTTCATTTTCGGGATGGGAGATGTTTCTCATTTTTGGGATTGTTTTCGGAACAATTGTGGCCATTGGTCCTAAATCGATCGACCGGGTTAATATTATCATGAGTGTGGCGATGGTTGGATCGTGGCTTGTTCTAATTGGAAGTGGTAGCTCAGAAGTCAAAATTGAGCAGCTATCCTATGTGAAGTGGCCAGCTATGATGTTTGCCATGCCGGTTTTATTTAGCGCGTTTGGATTCCACAACGTGATTCCCTCATTATGTACCTATTTAAAGCGGGATCGGAGGGCATTACGCATCTCTATTTTTTGGGGATCTATCTTGCCTCTTTGTGTCTACATCGTCTGGCAATGGCTGATCATTGGAGCCATTCCTAGAGAGGTGATTGCGGAAACCTTGGAAGCTGGAACACCTGTGACAGCGGCTTTTCAGTCGGTCACGGGTGAAGCCTACTTTGTTGCTGTGGGTCGTTTCTTTGCATTTTTTGCCATTGTCACTTCTGTTCTTGGAGTGGCTTTTTCAATGGTTGACTTTTTGGGGGATGGTTTTCGTGTTCCTCATCGCAAAGGGTGGAAGCGAATTGGGCTCACAGTCCTCACGTTCACTCCACCGTTTTTTTTAGCGGCACTAAATCCAGGAATTTTTAGCACAGCACTTGGTGTAGCGGGTGGATTTGGAGAAGCCTTTTTAAATGGGCTTTTGCCAATTGGTCTCATGTGGTCAGGAAAGTATGTTTGGAAGCTTAAAACCGATCTAAAGGTATTGGGAAATCGGTACTTGTTGACATTGCTAGGACTCTATGCTTTTTTAGTTATTGCCATAGAGATAGCTCAGCTGGTCTAA
- a CDS encoding HlyD family secretion protein produces MTDVKQKKFSWGYLVGAVVVVALAIGSYCIYRYESEYVSTNDAFIDAFRIDLSPDILGRIVDLTVDEGDFVQQGQIVAVIQQDIFESQKLEAEAALESAIKNVALQKAHLAKVRNDYLRAQQGIRDQIISSQDFDHKQKDFEMAEAAYTKAEADALHAETKVGLINTYLNHTLIYAPFDGQIAKRWVFTGDVMRPGQSIFTMYDQGRIWVQANLSEKKIKKVRLGNEVEISVDAYPGRKFYGKIFTIKSAAASQFSVIPQNNATGNYTKVAQRIPIKISLIPAQPTEPLYLFPGMNVEVKIKI; encoded by the coding sequence ATGACGGATGTGAAACAAAAAAAATTCTCATGGGGCTATCTTGTAGGCGCAGTTGTGGTTGTTGCGCTTGCGATAGGTAGTTACTGTATCTACCGATACGAAAGTGAATATGTCTCGACAAACGACGCATTTATTGATGCTTTCCGGATCGACTTATCCCCAGATATATTGGGTCGAATCGTTGATCTCACTGTTGATGAAGGAGACTTTGTTCAGCAAGGTCAGATTGTGGCAGTGATTCAACAAGATATCTTTGAGTCGCAAAAGCTTGAGGCTGAAGCAGCTTTAGAAAGTGCCATCAAGAATGTGGCGCTTCAAAAAGCTCATTTAGCAAAGGTGCGCAACGATTATTTGAGGGCGCAGCAGGGAATTCGAGATCAAATCATCTCCTCGCAAGATTTTGACCACAAGCAAAAAGACTTTGAAATGGCAGAGGCGGCCTATACAAAAGCAGAGGCGGACGCATTGCATGCTGAAACGAAGGTGGGGCTTATCAATACCTACCTCAATCACACCTTGATTTATGCCCCTTTTGATGGACAAATTGCCAAGCGATGGGTGTTTACTGGAGATGTCATGCGTCCTGGACAGTCGATATTTACGATGTATGATCAGGGGCGTATATGGGTCCAAGCGAACTTAAGTGAGAAAAAGATTAAAAAAGTAAGACTGGGTAATGAAGTGGAGATTTCAGTCGATGCTTACCCCGGTCGAAAGTTTTACGGCAAAATCTTCACGATCAAATCTGCAGCAGCATCGCAGTTTTCTGTGATTCCTCAAAACAATGCAACGGGGAACTACACGAAAGTTGCTCAGCGTATTCCCATTAAGATTAGTTTAATTCCGGCCCAGCCCACCGAACCTCTCTATTTATTTCCCGGGATGAATGTCGAAGTGAAAATCAAGATTTAG
- a CDS encoding MFS transporter has product MALKHLLNWDKPRVVNPSNPCVPWIVLAVMILSTICAIASGFAGIVADASIQGALVIGSQKNLWLTILYFFMTAFMVPIADKCSIRFGYKTVFFVGLIVFFIPNFIAGLTGNYWVMLIFRCLSAVGAGAIFPASLTLVDHVFTKEKKTVAIAIYVALAFGVGTGGGTFLGGYLTDFFGWRWIYFIFLFFAPVVLILNWIFVQETERRSAGPFDFWGTVFYAGAVGSLVTWIPNVKAPWNTEGFTSTLAISTTVIFFISLIGLIWWEKRAKSPLLNLSLFRIRPFLLGNTAIFVVAVTFFSMTMSLTSVFEEGLLYSKYRAALLQVPFGVSIGIFGAMSGLLSPKIGVRILAMIGMVITAISCFTMHSITIQSSHGSFIWLQVFHGAGIGFALGPLTALALKRIQPENIGQAVVIVTLFRQLGGSLGPTIMQFIQYFRYPFHLLRFGEQMQLNSPALENHLEESRIFLVENAGSIPSVGAYGQEGFTEAATFRSFDQLREYASIQAQILSINDAFWLLGWAVVVISIVIGFFMIRARIKEGRIS; this is encoded by the coding sequence ATGGCACTAAAACACCTGCTCAATTGGGATAAACCTCGCGTTGTCAATCCGAGCAATCCCTGCGTTCCCTGGATTGTTTTAGCTGTGATGATTTTGTCGACAATTTGTGCTATTGCTTCGGGTTTTGCGGGGATTGTGGCTGATGCATCCATTCAAGGAGCTTTGGTTATCGGGAGCCAAAAAAACTTGTGGCTTACGATTCTTTATTTTTTTATGACCGCTTTCATGGTTCCTATTGCCGATAAGTGCTCTATCCGCTTTGGTTACAAAACGGTTTTTTTTGTGGGGCTCATAGTCTTTTTTATTCCTAACTTTATTGCAGGGCTAACAGGCAATTATTGGGTGATGCTCATTTTTCGCTGTCTTTCTGCAGTAGGAGCTGGGGCAATTTTTCCAGCATCTTTGACTCTTGTAGATCATGTATTTACTAAGGAGAAGAAAACGGTTGCGATTGCGATATATGTAGCGCTGGCTTTTGGAGTGGGTACAGGGGGAGGTACATTTTTAGGAGGGTATTTAACAGATTTTTTTGGATGGCGTTGGATTTACTTTATTTTTCTCTTTTTTGCTCCAGTCGTTTTGATTCTCAACTGGATTTTTGTGCAGGAAACTGAAAGAAGAAGTGCGGGTCCTTTTGATTTTTGGGGAACGGTCTTTTATGCAGGGGCAGTGGGATCACTTGTCACCTGGATTCCCAATGTTAAAGCTCCTTGGAATACTGAGGGATTTACTTCGACACTGGCAATATCAACAACTGTGATTTTTTTTATTTCCCTTATTGGACTCATTTGGTGGGAAAAACGAGCTAAGTCTCCTCTTCTCAATTTGAGTTTATTTCGAATTCGCCCCTTTCTTTTGGGTAACACTGCAATTTTTGTTGTTGCAGTGACTTTCTTTTCTATGACAATGTCATTGACGTCAGTTTTTGAAGAGGGTCTTCTTTATTCCAAATACCGAGCAGCATTACTACAAGTTCCATTTGGAGTAAGTATTGGAATTTTTGGGGCGATGAGTGGACTTTTAAGCCCAAAAATTGGCGTTCGCATTCTCGCAATGATAGGAATGGTTATTACGGCAATCAGTTGTTTTACGATGCACAGCATTACAATTCAAAGTAGTCATGGAAGCTTTATCTGGCTGCAAGTCTTTCATGGAGCAGGAATCGGATTTGCTTTGGGACCATTAACGGCTCTTGCTTTGAAGAGAATTCAGCCTGAAAACATTGGTCAAGCTGTTGTGATTGTGACACTCTTTCGACAATTGGGAGGGTCGTTGGGACCCACAATCATGCAATTTATTCAGTATTTTCGTTATCCGTTCCATCTGCTCAGATTTGGAGAGCAAATGCAACTTAACTCTCCCGCCTTAGAAAATCATTTGGAAGAAAGCCGCATTTTTTTAGTTGAAAATGCGGGGTCGATCCCATCAGTTGGAGCTTATGGACAAGAGGGATTTACTGAGGCGGCTACCTTTAGGAGTTTTGACCAACTTAGGGAATATGCTTCAATTCAAGCGCAGATTTTATCGATCAATGATGCTTTCTGGCTTTTAGGGTGGGCTGTGGTGGTGATTTCTATTGTCATTGGGTTTTTTATGATCCGAGCTCGGATCAAAGAAGGAAGGATTAGTTAA
- a CDS encoding MFS transporter translates to MKVKILSLYFIYFLDLMGLVFVYVVLSPLIVNSSSMLPESTSLSTRNVIVGLLFATYPLAQFFAAPILGDLSDRFGRRIILLLSSFGTALSLTLSGISILTFNLPLLFISRFTSGLFAGNLTVAQATVSESVPSDRQEHYMSLFSAVGGMSWTLGPFIAAFLSDHRLLPFFNYATPFWFLTICMFLAFFLIYWKVSETRTGPTSKKLKLHKVASNLLSVFRIQSVTVPFIASLITIFAWMMYQGFLAPYLIEKFHFTEEWEGYAYAVSSLFWMFGGFLTAHFLRRTPATKLIMIPLVLSGVSVFCYLFTFHPYIIWPLLAIANLTQAMVTACFFGIFARFVPPESHGKIFGSWNAGFALASTLGPFLSGIFVRFQINLPYLLASFIMIATAFYYITWFKRSKAIR, encoded by the coding sequence ATGAAGGTTAAAATTTTATCTCTTTATTTTATCTATTTTCTTGATCTCATGGGGCTCGTCTTTGTCTATGTCGTCCTCTCCCCTCTCATTGTCAATTCCTCTTCCATGCTCCCTGAAAGCACGTCCCTTTCTACTCGAAATGTGATTGTTGGTCTTCTCTTTGCTACCTATCCCCTTGCCCAGTTTTTTGCCGCCCCAATTTTAGGAGACCTTTCAGACCGTTTTGGCCGTCGTATTATTCTTCTCCTTTCGTCTTTTGGAACAGCCCTCTCGCTCACCCTTTCTGGAATCTCGATTTTAACTTTCAATCTACCCCTCCTTTTCATCAGCCGCTTTACTTCCGGTCTCTTTGCAGGAAACCTCACTGTTGCTCAAGCAACAGTCTCAGAGTCTGTTCCTAGTGATCGCCAAGAGCATTACATGTCTCTCTTCTCAGCTGTCGGAGGCATGTCCTGGACACTCGGCCCGTTTATTGCAGCATTTTTATCGGATCACCGGCTACTCCCTTTCTTTAACTACGCCACCCCTTTTTGGTTTTTGACAATTTGTATGTTTCTCGCCTTTTTTCTCATTTATTGGAAAGTCTCAGAAACACGGACAGGACCCACAAGCAAAAAACTAAAGCTCCATAAAGTTGCCAGTAACCTTCTTTCAGTTTTTCGGATCCAATCGGTTACAGTCCCTTTCATCGCCTCACTGATTACGATCTTTGCTTGGATGATGTATCAAGGATTTTTAGCTCCCTATCTCATCGAAAAATTCCATTTCACAGAAGAATGGGAAGGATATGCTTATGCCGTTTCATCGCTTTTTTGGATGTTTGGTGGATTTTTGACAGCCCATTTCCTGAGGCGAACACCTGCAACAAAGCTCATCATGATCCCTCTCGTCCTTTCTGGAGTGAGCGTATTTTGTTATCTCTTCACCTTCCACCCCTATATCATCTGGCCCTTGCTTGCAATTGCCAATCTCACCCAGGCCATGGTCACAGCTTGTTTTTTTGGAATTTTTGCCCGCTTTGTCCCCCCTGAAAGCCACGGAAAAATCTTTGGATCCTGGAATGCAGGCTTTGCCTTAGCATCAACGCTTGGTCCCTTTCTCTCCGGTATCTTTGTTCGGTTCCAAATCAACCTACCCTACCTTCTCGCGTCGTTCATCATGATTGCAACAGCTTTCTATTATATCACTTGGTTTAAGCGAAGCAAAGCTATCCGTTGA
- a CDS encoding TolC family protein, with protein MRFFSFAFVCFGLSFASLRCEEVVTLDLTRAEEIALEKNQHLKEVDSLVEKARLGHLISVSDWMPQLELTSQAFQTQHDQNIGSMNKSSFMTQILMTQTLFSSDKMYNLQLTKLAYKELQLIRLSIINDILYQVRRGYYQVILDLNQIETAVTHVEVLKALAVRMEDRLRIGTATTFDVNQSQVAVSNALSVYYKMVKKLRVDLNKLAKTLGYEPGAVALEISEKEIPVSQIDLLRKKLEGQEQVFLKTPVTTGLIFPSSNPRNQAEWIDHLFSKDEMQQWERIAMESRPDLRQAENMIDQAKTNVKKAQGQYLPQLEFQAQYGGEPTPYVEFPNSSFLNQNFQWGVGVVLTWNIFDSLRRERKIWSAKAQVSAQKSSLSFRVQEALEEVRNQIFSIESAIARKVSSEGNVRLADQTLAQAGEKMEIGYISIFDYQISINNFIEAKNNFLEAQFELIDSYYQLRHASGIDVNM; from the coding sequence ATGAGATTCTTCAGTTTTGCATTTGTTTGTTTTGGATTAAGCTTTGCTTCTTTACGTTGTGAAGAAGTGGTGACACTCGATTTGACACGAGCTGAAGAGATTGCACTTGAGAAAAACCAACATCTCAAAGAGGTCGATAGCCTTGTTGAAAAAGCTCGCCTCGGTCACTTAATCAGTGTGTCGGATTGGATGCCGCAACTCGAACTCACTTCTCAAGCATTTCAAACCCAACATGACCAAAACATCGGGTCGATGAATAAGAGCTCTTTTATGACCCAAATTCTCATGACACAAACCCTTTTTTCGTCTGACAAGATGTACAATTTGCAGCTGACAAAATTGGCTTATAAAGAGTTGCAGTTGATCCGACTGAGCATCATCAACGATATCTTGTATCAAGTACGTCGTGGGTATTACCAAGTGATCCTGGATTTGAATCAAATCGAAACGGCGGTGACCCATGTTGAAGTTCTCAAGGCTTTAGCAGTCAGAATGGAGGATAGACTTCGCATCGGAACAGCAACGACCTTTGATGTGAACCAAAGTCAGGTGGCGGTTTCAAACGCCCTTTCGGTTTACTACAAAATGGTCAAAAAACTAAGAGTCGATCTCAACAAGCTTGCAAAGACATTGGGCTATGAACCGGGAGCGGTGGCTTTAGAGATCTCTGAAAAGGAAATTCCGGTTTCTCAAATAGATCTCCTTAGGAAAAAATTAGAGGGGCAAGAGCAAGTTTTCCTCAAAACACCAGTCACGACAGGGCTCATTTTTCCTTCGTCGAATCCAAGGAATCAGGCGGAGTGGATTGACCATCTGTTTTCCAAAGATGAGATGCAGCAGTGGGAACGGATTGCGATGGAGTCTCGCCCCGACTTGAGGCAAGCCGAGAACATGATTGATCAGGCTAAGACAAATGTGAAAAAAGCTCAGGGCCAATATTTACCGCAGCTTGAGTTTCAAGCCCAGTACGGGGGAGAGCCTACCCCATATGTGGAGTTTCCCAATTCGAGCTTTCTCAACCAAAACTTTCAATGGGGTGTGGGAGTGGTTTTGACGTGGAACATTTTTGATAGCTTGCGTCGGGAGCGAAAGATTTGGTCAGCAAAAGCGCAGGTTTCGGCTCAAAAATCAAGTCTGAGTTTTCGCGTGCAAGAAGCTCTAGAAGAGGTGCGCAATCAGATCTTTTCGATTGAAAGTGCTATTGCGAGAAAGGTTTCTTCGGAGGGGAATGTAAGACTTGCAGATCAAACATTGGCTCAGGCTGGTGAAAAAATGGAAATTGGATACATTTCGATTTTTGATTACCAAATTTCCATCAACAATTTCATCGAAGCAAAAAACAATTTTTTAGAGGCTCAATTTGAGCTTATTGATTCCTACTATCAGTTGCGTCACGCAAGTGGGATTGATGTGAATATGTGA
- a CDS encoding DUF167 domain-containing protein, which yields MASFVVKVTPKAAKNEIIGWEGELLKVRLTAAPEKGKANEALITLLSKKLKIAKSRIHILKGETSRQKLVEIEGETLSSLQEKVN from the coding sequence ATGGCAAGTTTCGTAGTAAAAGTCACCCCAAAAGCAGCGAAAAATGAGATCATCGGCTGGGAAGGAGAGCTGCTCAAAGTGCGCCTCACCGCCGCGCCAGAAAAGGGAAAAGCCAATGAAGCGCTCATCACTCTCCTCAGCAAAAAGCTTAAAATTGCAAAATCACGCATTCATATTTTGAAAGGAGAAACGAGCCGTCAAAAACTCGTCGAGATCGAAGGAGAAACTCTCTCTTCTCTTCAAGAAAAGGTTAACTAA
- a CDS encoding type III secretion system chaperone family protein: MKLHLTAIQNFFSDSGFETHLEGASEETPFDQLFVSLGRDEEMRDLTLQVRLYDQILPEGAHRNELSHPRFLDFFLVLPFEVKNKAFPEAARMVSLVNKVTLLPGFMLSETDHLLYYRYIYPSLSEEFLPANLEMILSTILYQVETFAKPLEEVAKGSKSYEEIVTQANQYVQREVNG; encoded by the coding sequence GTGAAACTACATTTGACTGCGATTCAAAATTTTTTCAGTGATTCGGGTTTTGAGACCCATTTAGAAGGGGCATCGGAAGAAACTCCATTTGATCAACTTTTTGTCTCACTTGGTCGAGATGAGGAGATGCGAGATCTCACTCTACAAGTGCGACTATATGACCAAATTCTTCCAGAGGGGGCGCACCGCAATGAGCTGTCCCATCCTCGATTTCTAGACTTTTTCCTCGTCCTTCCCTTTGAAGTCAAAAACAAAGCCTTCCCTGAAGCAGCGCGTATGGTTTCACTTGTCAATAAGGTGACCTTACTTCCAGGGTTTATGCTGAGTGAAACCGATCATCTTCTCTATTATCGGTACATCTATCCCAGTTTGAGTGAAGAGTTTTTGCCTGCCAATCTCGAAATGATCCTCAGCACCATTCTCTATCAAGTAGAAACGTTTGCTAAGCCTCTTGAAGAAGTTGCTAAAGGAAGCAAAAGTTATGAAGAGATTGTCACTCAAGCGAATCAATATGTTCAGCGTGAGGTTAACGGGTAG
- a CDS encoding ATP-binding protein produces the protein MLRRNIEEELKAFLKIMPVVLITGARQTGKTTLAKSIAQKKGYTFYTFDDALTLANAKRDPSGWLESLPKPVIIDEVQRVPEIFLSIKKDVDENKKPGRYLITGSANPFLIPRLGDSLAGRIGILNMFPFSYGEIIEKKERFISTIFETKFSPKNLSKLSHETLYEILLWGGFPPVQDLVTIEDLNRWMKSYLQTIMERDVRDLANIEGLREFPNLFRLLASRTGTLLNVSQLSRSLGMVHVTLKRYLRLLEALYFVYLLPSWHSNQGKRLTKSPKMYLCDTAILTTVLGMDSDNLEGDPTFTGQVLESFVFSELLKQKSWSNVPFELYHFRDRDIEVDFVLERFDGTLVGIEVKSANTIHNGDLKGLKHLKTIAKKSFSNGIILHLGTQIQQLDENIWAFPIQSLWEL, from the coding sequence ATGCTTAGAAGAAATATTGAAGAAGAGCTCAAGGCCTTTCTCAAAATCATGCCTGTTGTTCTCATCACAGGTGCTAGACAAACCGGAAAAACAACACTCGCAAAGTCTATAGCCCAAAAAAAGGGCTACACCTTTTACACCTTTGACGATGCACTCACTCTAGCAAACGCTAAAAGAGACCCTTCAGGATGGCTAGAGTCATTACCAAAACCTGTTATAATCGACGAAGTACAACGAGTACCTGAAATCTTTTTATCTATAAAAAAAGACGTTGATGAAAATAAAAAACCTGGGCGGTACCTGATTACTGGATCTGCAAATCCATTTCTCATTCCTAGACTGGGCGACTCGTTAGCAGGAAGGATAGGCATTCTCAACATGTTCCCGTTTTCTTATGGAGAAATCATCGAAAAAAAAGAACGCTTTATCTCAACCATTTTTGAAACTAAATTTTCCCCAAAAAACCTTTCAAAGCTTTCTCATGAAACCCTTTATGAAATCTTGCTCTGGGGTGGATTCCCCCCTGTTCAAGATCTAGTCACAATCGAAGACTTAAACAGGTGGATGAAATCTTATCTTCAAACAATTATGGAAAGAGATGTTCGAGATCTCGCAAATATTGAAGGATTACGCGAATTCCCAAATCTATTTAGACTTTTAGCATCTCGAACAGGAACTCTTTTAAATGTCTCGCAGCTTTCTAGATCACTGGGAATGGTTCACGTCACCCTTAAACGATATCTTCGTCTTTTAGAAGCTCTATATTTCGTATATCTACTTCCCTCTTGGCATTCTAATCAGGGAAAAAGACTGACAAAATCTCCAAAAATGTACCTTTGTGACACCGCAATTCTCACAACTGTTTTAGGTATGGATTCTGACAACTTAGAAGGGGATCCCACTTTTACTGGACAAGTGTTAGAAAGTTTTGTTTTTTCAGAGTTATTAAAGCAAAAAAGCTGGTCGAACGTCCCTTTTGAACTTTATCATTTTCGAGATCGTGATATTGAAGTTGATTTTGTACTAGAAAGATTCGACGGAACTTTAGTCGGCATTGAAGTGAAAAGCGCTAACACTATTCACAATGGAGACCTTAAAGGACTCAAACATTTAAAAACCATTGCAAAAAAATCTTTCTCCAATGGAATTATTCTACATCTTGGAACACAAATCCAACAATTAGATGAGAATATTTGGGCTTTCCCGATACAATCCCTTTGGGAGCTTTGA